TCTCGGTCAACCCGGTGTTCCAGGCGTTGACGTCGACCGTCACCCGGCAGGCGCCGGAAGCCGGCGGTGGGGTGGTCGGGGGCGGGGTGGTCGGCGGTGGCGTCGTGGGGGGCGGGGTGGTCGGAGGCGGGGTGGTCGGCGGTGGCGTCGTCGGGTTGGTCAGTCCGAAGAACGCGATGGCGGACGCGGCCATGCCGCTGCCGGGCAGACTGTGCCCGGCGCCCTGGATGCTGTACGCCTCGACCTGAACGGTGCCGCTGGTGTCGGCGTACCTGCGCCGGTTCCAGTTCGCCTGGGGCGTGTCGGTGGAGGTGGGTGTCTGGCTCAGCCCGAACACGTTGGTCCACTGCTCGATCGTCTCCTGCAACAACGAGTACGGCACGAGCGTGTCGTTGGAGCCGTGCCAGACCTGCACGCGCGGGCGAGGACCGGAGTAGCCGGGGTATGCCTGGCGGACCGCGTCGCCCCACTGCTGCGGGGTCCGGTTCATGTTTCCGCCAGTGCACTGGCTGCTGGTCGGTGGGTAGTCCGCCGCGTTGGCGAAGCAGTTGTACGGCACTCCCATGAACGCGGCACCGGCCTTGAACAGGTCGGGATAGAGGGCCAGCATGTGGTTGGTCATCATGCCGCCGGAGGAACTGCCGGTGGCGTAGACCCGGTCCGGGTCGGCGGCATACTGCCGCTGAACGTATTGGATCATGGAGACGATCGACACGGGGTCGCTGCCACCGCCGCGGCGCTTGGCGGCGTCCGACCAGACGTCGAAGCAGTTGCCGAAACCGGCCTGCTGGGTCGCGGATGGGTAGATCACGATGAATCCGTACCGGTCGGCCAGGCTGGCGAACTCGCTACCGGAGTAGAAGCCGGGGCCCGACCCTCCGCATCCGTGCATGGCCACCACGGTTGCCGGCCTGGCCGGGCGGTTGTCCGGCACGTAGACGTGCATGCGCATCCGGCCGGGGTTGTCGCCGAAGCTGGTCACCTCGGTCAGCGACGCCGCGTACGCAGGTTTGAACGTGGGGACCACCAGGCCGAGTGTCGCCAGTGACGCAGCCAGGGCGAGCAGCAGTTTCCTTCTGATTCTCAACGGACGACTCCTTCGATTGCCTGTGCAGGCTGGGATTGGTCGCGCGATCCGGTCGCGGGTGCGCCCGACTCCCGCGGTGATCGCGCAATGCCCGCTACCTGTGGCTCGCCCTGCCCGGCTCCGTGTCGCATCGCGTAGCAGTTAGTGTTCCCCTCGGCCCGACAAGTGTCAATCGAAGACGTTCTATTGACTGGCCGGCGTTCCCCGCCTCGGCGAGGCCGGCTCGTCGGCGGTCCGTCTACAGTCGTCACACCGTCCCTGAGGAGCACGGAGCGCCTGTGGCAAGCCCGTTCGACATCGACGAGATATATCCGGACGACGGAGACCACCCGCTCCGGCTGCCCCGGCGGCAGGTCGGCAACTCGCCGCAGGGTGTCGCGGTGACCCTGCTGGCGGACTACACCCTGCGGACTCGTGCCGACCTTCCGTCCGCTGCCATCGTCGCGCTGCTTGCGGAAACCGGGGTGACTGCGGCCGGCGCGCGTACCGCGATCAGCCGGCTGGCCCGCCGTGGCGTACTGGAAGGCGGCCGAGTTGGACGGCGTAGTTCCTACCGGCTCAGCCGCGCCGCCGCCGCCAACCTCTCCGCCGGGGGCAACTGGATCCTCGTCTCCACCACCTCGCCGGCGCGGTGGGACGGGTGCTGGACGATTGTCGCGTTCTCGCTGCCCCAGGACCACAGTACGCAGCGACGGGCCCTGCGGGCTCAGCTCCGCTGGCTCGGATACGCGCCGTTGTACGACGGGCTGTGGATCTCGCCGCACGAGCTGACCCCTCCGGCTCGGGCGCAGCTCGACCAGCTCACCCTCGGTGCGGTCACGGTGTTCCGCGGACGACAGGCTGACCTCGACTCGACCAGCCACCGTGCCCCGATCGAGGCCTGGGACATCGAGGCGATCAGCCGGAGCTACGAGGCGTTCCTCCAGCGCTGGAGACCGCTGTTGCCCCGGGTGGCATCCGGGCAGGTCGATGGAGCAGCCGCGGTGCGGGCGCGTACCGAGATCATGGACACCTTCCGGCGCTTCCCCGTCCTCGATCCGCAGCTGCCCGTGGAACTCCTCCCGGAGGGATGGCTCAGGCGGCCAGCACGAGAGCTGTTCGAGGCCGTCTACGACGGCCTCGCCGCGCCCGCCGAGCGACACGTCCGGGCCGTCGTCGCGCGCTGTGCCGACGGCGCGCAGCCGGGCATCGAGGCCCACACCACCGCCGACATCCTCGCCGGAGTCGCACCGACGTGAGCCGAGCCGAGCAGGGGCAGGGCGGTTCCGCCGACGGGTGTTCGTGAGCCGGCGATCACTCTCGGACATTGACTGTGAACGATAACAAGACCGTCGTGGTGTGGGTGGTTCGTTACGTCTTGACGAACGGCATGTTATCGCTCACTCTCGATGGAGAGGACGACGGCTCCTGTGGCTCACCGGGCGAGCCCCACCGGTCGCACCTCGGATCGCGGCGTTCCCCCAGGGCATGCGGACGTCGCCTCAGGACTTCCCGCAGATGCAGGCGACAGCCTGCTGGACTGCGTGCGCCGTGTGCGGGCCCAGGATGACCGTCCCGGAATCCTCGGCCACGTCGGCGCCGGCCGTCCCGAACGGTTTGTCCTGAGCGAAGTGGCACATCACCACCACCGATGCAACCACTGAAAAGGAACCACATGAAACCCAAGAGAACTCTGCTAGCGACCGCGACCCTCGCCGTCGCACTCACCGCGGGCATGACGGTGGCGTTGGCCCCCATGGCCAGTGCCGGAACGACCCTGAAGGCGTCGGCGGCCGAGAAGGGGCGCTACTTCGGCGCCGCCGTCGCGACGGGCAAGCTCTCCGACAGCCAGTACGTCGGAATCCTCAACAGCGAGTTCAACAGCGTCGTGCCCGAGAACGAGATGAAGTGGGACGCGACCGAGCCGCAGCAGAGCCGGTTCAGTTACACCGGCGGTGATCGACTGGTGAGTCACGCTCGGGCCAATGGCATGAGTGTGCGGGGTCATGCGTTGTTGTGGCATGCGCAGCAGCCGGGTTGGGCGCAGGGTATGTCCGGTAGTGCGTTGCGTAACGCGGCGATCAATCATGTTACTCAGGTGGCGACGCATTTTCGGGGGCAGATCTATGCCTGGGATGTGGTGAATGAGGCGTTCGCTGACGGGGGTGGTGGCGGGCGGCGTGATTCGAACCTGCAGCGCACCGGTAATGACTGGATCGAGGCGGCGTTCCGTGCGGCGCGGGCGGCTGATCCGGGTGCGAAGTTGTGTTACAACGACTACAACACTGATGGGGTCAACGCGAAGTCGACCGGTATCTACAACATGGTGCGGGATTTCAGGTCTCGTGGTGTGCCGATTGACTGTGTGGGGTTCCAGTCGCATCTGGGCACGTCGCTGGCGGGGGATTATCAGGCGAATCTGCAGCGTTTCGCTGATCTTGGCGTCGATGTGCAGATCACCGAGTTGGACGTGATGACCGGCGGCAATCAGGCCACCATCTACGCCTCGGTCACCCGCGCGTGCCTGGCCGTCTCGCGGTGCACCGGCATCACGGTGTGGGGTGTGCGTGACAGCGACTCCTGGCGTGGATCCGACGACGCCCTGCTCTTCGATCGTTCGGGCAACAAGAAGGCCGCGTACACCTCGGTCCTCAATGCCCTCAACTCCGGCTCCAACCCGCCCACCACGCCCCCGCCGGGCACTCCGGTGGACACCAGCGCCTGGTACGTGCTGCTGAACCGGAACAGTGCCAAGGCGCTGGACCTGAACAACCAGGCGACAAATGACGGCGCGCGGATCAGCCAGTGGACGCGCAACAACGGCGCCAACCAGCAGTGGCAGTTCGTGGACTCGGGGGGTGGCTACTACCGGCTGAAGTCCCGGCACTCCGGCAAGGTGTTGGACGTCTACAACTTCTCCACCGCTGACGGCGCGGCGATCGTGCAGTGGAGCGATGGCAACGGCACGAACCAACAGTTCCGGGTCGCCACGTCGGCCGACGGTTACCTGCGACTGATCAACCGCAACAGCGGCAAGGCCGTCGAGGTGCAGGGCGCGTCCACCGCCGACGGGGGAAACATCGTTCAGTACACCGACTGGGGTGGCAGCAACCAACAGTGGCAACTCGTCCGCATCGGATAGCACTCCGGTGGCCGCATCTCGCCCGCACAACACCCCAACGTGCTGACGCCACCACCAGACGCCGGCACACACGCCAGGGCACG
The window above is part of the Micromonospora sp. LH3U1 genome. Proteins encoded here:
- a CDS encoding endo-1,4-beta-xylanase, whose protein sequence is MKPKRTLLATATLAVALTAGMTVALAPMASAGTTLKASAAEKGRYFGAAVATGKLSDSQYVGILNSEFNSVVPENEMKWDATEPQQSRFSYTGGDRLVSHARANGMSVRGHALLWHAQQPGWAQGMSGSALRNAAINHVTQVATHFRGQIYAWDVVNEAFADGGGGGRRDSNLQRTGNDWIEAAFRAARAADPGAKLCYNDYNTDGVNAKSTGIYNMVRDFRSRGVPIDCVGFQSHLGTSLAGDYQANLQRFADLGVDVQITELDVMTGGNQATIYASVTRACLAVSRCTGITVWGVRDSDSWRGSDDALLFDRSGNKKAAYTSVLNALNSGSNPPTTPPPGTPVDTSAWYVLLNRNSAKALDLNNQATNDGARISQWTRNNGANQQWQFVDSGGGYYRLKSRHSGKVLDVYNFSTADGAAIVQWSDGNGTNQQFRVATSADGYLRLINRNSGKAVEVQGASTADGGNIVQYTDWGGSNQQWQLVRIG
- a CDS encoding extracellular catalytic domain type 1 short-chain-length polyhydroxyalkanoate depolymerase — protein: MRIRRKLLLALAASLATLGLVVPTFKPAYAASLTEVTSFGDNPGRMRMHVYVPDNRPARPATVVAMHGCGGSGPGFYSGSEFASLADRYGFIVIYPSATQQAGFGNCFDVWSDAAKRRGGGSDPVSIVSMIQYVQRQYAADPDRVYATGSSSGGMMTNHMLALYPDLFKAGAAFMGVPYNCFANAADYPPTSSQCTGGNMNRTPQQWGDAVRQAYPGYSGPRPRVQVWHGSNDTLVPYSLLQETIEQWTNVFGLSQTPTSTDTPQANWNRRRYADTSGTVQVEAYSIQGAGHSLPGSGMAASAIAFFGLTNPTTPPPTTPPPTTPPPTTPPPTTPPPTTPPPASGACRVTVDVNAWNTGLTENITVTNTGTSAVNGWSLVFTLPGGQTITSGWNASYSPNSGQVTARNVSYNAGIPANGSVSIGFQATHTGNNARPSAFTLNGASCTVA
- a CDS encoding PaaX family transcriptional regulator, with amino-acid sequence MASPFDIDEIYPDDGDHPLRLPRRQVGNSPQGVAVTLLADYTLRTRADLPSAAIVALLAETGVTAAGARTAISRLARRGVLEGGRVGRRSSYRLSRAAAANLSAGGNWILVSTTSPARWDGCWTIVAFSLPQDHSTQRRALRAQLRWLGYAPLYDGLWISPHELTPPARAQLDQLTLGAVTVFRGRQADLDSTSHRAPIEAWDIEAISRSYEAFLQRWRPLLPRVASGQVDGAAAVRARTEIMDTFRRFPVLDPQLPVELLPEGWLRRPARELFEAVYDGLAAPAERHVRAVVARCADGAQPGIEAHTTADILAGVAPT